The nucleotide sequence CTGATGCTGCTGCTCTACGCGGTAGCGCATGTGCTGATGACGCAGACAGCCCTGGGGCGGCATCTTTATGCCGTGGGCGGCAATGCGGAGGCGGCCATGATCTCCGGCGTGCCGGTGCAGCGAGTGACGGTGCTGGCGTACACGCTTTGTGGCCTGCTCGCAGGTCTGGGCGGCGTGGTCATGGCCTCGCAGCTCAAGAGCGGCAGCGGCACCTTTGGCACGAAGTATGAGCTCTACGCCATCGCCGCCGCCGTCGTCGGCGGGACGAGTCTCAGTGGTGGGCGTGGCACCATGCTGGGCACGCTGCTGGGTGCCTTCGTCATCGCCGTGATCCAGAACGGCATGAATCTGACCAATGTAGAGAGCAATACGCAAAACATCGTGCTCGGAGCTGTGATCCTGCTGGCCGTGGTGGCAGAGCGGCGGCGGTAAGCCGCCTAATCCCGCATTTTCACACTCCGGGATGGAAGCGCATCCTTCTGATTTTGTGACCCTCTGAGCCAAGTGCTCAGTTTTCAGTGCTCAGTTGCATTTTTGCCTCATAAAACTCCCCACTGAGCACTGAGGACTGGGCACTTTCCGAGTCATTGCGCGAAAAATGCGGGCTAATTTCTCTCCGTTTTAAAACATTCCCTAGCCTTGACCATCCCCACCGCTGACCGCATCATGGCGACCTCTGTATGACGAAAACGCCCTTTCTTTTCGCCCTCGCCGCATCCCTCTGCCTAGCCGCCTGCAAATCGACCAACGATCCCGCAGCGAATGTGAGCGACCCCTACGCCTCGAACTTCAACGACGGCCATTACAACCCCTACCCTGGCTCCAGCGGCCCGGCGGATGTGACCATGCCGAATTACGAGACACCGCCACCACCCGCCTCCGCACCAGAGCCACCCGCGAATCCGTATTCCTTTGATGCGCCGAAGAAAACCGTCGCCTCCACCTCCTACAGCACGCCCAAGCGCAGCACCACGAGCAGCAGCAGCTCAAAACCCAAGTCCAAACCGAAAACCACCGCCTCCAAATCGAAGTCCAAGGCCAAACCCAAATCCAGCAGCGGCTCCAAAGTCACTGTGGGCAAGGGAGACACCCTCTACGGCATCGCTTTGAAGAAAAAGACCAGCGTGGCCAAGATCAAGGCCGCCAACGGCCTCACGAGCGATCTCATCCGCCCCGGACAGACTCTGAAAATTCCCTGATTTTTCACTCGAATAAAGAGCCCGGCCCCCGCGTCAGAAACCCGCCAATACCACTGAAACATGTCCGCAGCCGCTGCCGCGACCGAGCCCGTCGAACCCACCGACGTGGATCTGGTCAAACGTAGCCAAGCGGGCGACACACGCGCGTTTGACCTGCTGGTCACACGCTACCGCGGGCGCATCTACGCCATGACCTACCACCTCGTACAGAATGAAACTGAAGCATGGGACCTCTCCCAAGAGGCCTTCATCAAGGCATGGCGTGCCTTGCCGAACTTCAAGCTGGACGCGGCCTTCTACACCTGGATCTACCGCATCGCCCACAACGTCACCTACGACTGGCTGCGCAAAAAGAAGATCGAAAGCGCAGGCGAATTCGATGACGAGCACACCGAGCACCGCGCCATGCCCGGCGCACGCACTGCACCGCAGGGATTCGATGCACCCGACCGCGCCATGAAGCGTGAGGAGCTAGGCCGCCGCATCCAGGATGCCATCAGCCGCCTCTCCCCAGATCACCGCCAAGTCGTCGTCCTGCGTGAGGTGGAGGGGCTCTCCTACGAAGAGATCGCGCAGATGGTGCCCTGCTCACTGGGCACCGTGATGTCCCGCCTTTTTTACGCACGCAAGAAACTCCAGGAAATGCTCAAAGACACTTATGAAAACCCCGTCTGACGAAAACCACGACCTCATTCGCTGGCTAGACGGCGAAATGAGTCCCAACGAGAACGCCGCTTTCGAAGCCGCGCTCCAAAACGATCCGCAGCTCGCTGCGGAGGCAGAATCCATGCGCCGCCTCAGCGCCACGCTGAAGGCGCATCTGCCCGCCGAGCTGCCCATGCCTCATGCGGACTTTTTCAATTCCCAGATCCAAGTCCGCATCGCCCAAATGGAAATCGACGAGCAGCGGGAGCAAAACCGCCGCGCAGAGAGCCGTAGCGCTGCCGGCGGCTGGCTTAGCTGGCTACGCATGCCCTGGTTCGCCACCGCAGCGGCAGCGGCGCTAGTCGTGGCCGGCTTTGCCTGGATGCAAATGGGCTCCCGAGGCGGCACCACAGCCATTCTGAGCTCCTACACGCCGAATCCGACCATCAGCGCCGAGGTCTTCCACTCCGAAGAAGCCCGCGCCACCGTCATCATGCTCGGAGGCCTAGAGCCCATGCCCGCCGACCACAAGATCACTGGCTTCAAAGTCCACCACGCGGAATCCGACGCCGAAGTGGCCACCACCACGTTTTTTGACGAAAAAGGCAGCGTACTGCTCGTCATGGCCACCGATGCCAAAGGCCAACCCCAGGTGCTCAAATAACGAAAACACGATTCCGCATGCCGAACGAAGCCACCGCACTCAATGCCGCAAAAAACTGTCGCCGCCCCCAGCGGCGCTCGGCGTGCCGCGTGCTGCTTTCGGCAGGTTTGATGCTGTTTTCATCCTTCGGAGCCGCGCAGCAGCCAGCACCGCTCCCGGCCAAAAAACCGGCCACCGACGGCAAAGTCTGGGGAGCGCTCATTTTCGCTGTGAATGATGCCTCCAAGCTCACCGGCAGCGCCGAAAAAGCCCCCGAAGGCCAAAAAGACCTCACCAAGCGCCTCGCCAAAGTCTTCCCCTACCAGCACTACGAGATCCTGGGGCAGCACCTGCAGGATGTGCTCCGCGAATATGAATCCTGGGTGGTGCCCACGCGTGATTTGTTCCTCAAAATCGACTCCAAAGGCCCAGCGGCTGATGGCGGCATGAATCTGCACCTCCAAGTCTGGCGCGAGCAGCAAGTGCTGGTCAAAACGGATGCCGTCCTGCACCCACAGAGCCCCCTCTTCATCGGTGGCCCGAAATGGCGTGATGGGCAGCTCATCTTTGTGCTGGAATCGCAGAAAAAGTAAGCTCCGCCGCAAAAATCACTCACCCATCCGCAAAGAGGGGAAAGCTCTAGGGGCATTCTGCGCCATGTTAGCACTGCTCAATGAAGCCCAACACACCCACGCTCGAGTCTCTCTCCAGCATCCACGCAGACGGATCAAAGAAGTCCCTGCATCCAGCGGATGTTCGCGGCCCTTTCACACGCTGGCGTAGGCTGGCCGCGCTGGTGATGCTCTTGGTTTACGTCGCGCTGCCGTGGATTCCCATCAATGGCTACCCGGCCGTGTTTCTCGATGTGATGGAGCGGCGGTTTCACTTTTTCGGCATCACCTTTGCTACGCAGGATCTGTGGATCGGCTTCTTTGTCGTCACGGGGCTGGCTTTCTCGCTTTTTTACCTCACGGCGCTCTTTGGGCGGCTCTGGTGCGGATGGACCTGCCCTTACACGGTGTTCTTGGAAAACGTGTACCGCCGCATCGAGCGGCTGATCGACGGAGATGCGACTGCACGGCGTGCGCTGGATGCAGCACCGTGGACCCGCGCAAAAATCACCAAACGTGTGCTCAAGCACGGCATCTACCTCGCCGTCTCTGCACTCATCGCGCATGTGGCACTGAGCTACTTCGTCTCTCTGCATGGGCTGTATGAAATGATGAGTGGGCCACCGCAGGAGCATCTAGTGGCCTTTGGAGTGGTGCTGTTCCTGACAGGTGCGCTGTATTTTAGCTTCAGTTGGTTCCGGGAGCAGTTCTGCGTGATTTTATGCCCTTATGGCAGGCTCCAGTCCGCGCTCACGGACGATCACAGCGTGGTCATCGGCTACGATAAGCAGCGTGGGGAGCCACGCGGCAAAGGGGAAAGCGCTGGCTCCTGTGTGGACTGCCGCCGCTGCGTGCAAGTGTGCCCCACCGGCATCGACATCCGCAATGGGCTCCAGCTCGAGTGCATCGGCTGTGCCGCGTGTGTGGATGCCTGCGATGAGATCATGACCAAGCTGCACCGGCCCACGGGATTGGTGCGCTACGACTCACACACCGGCCTGCATGGCGGGAAAACACGCCTCATCCGCCCGCGCACGCTGTTTTATACCTTCATGTTGTTGGCAGGAGTCGCGGCCTTCATCGTGGCCTCACGCTCACTTTCCCCGATGGGTGCCAGCCTCGTGCGCATGCAGGGGGCCTCTTACTTCGTGCAGGATGGCGTGGTGAGGAACCAGTTCACCATCCGCGTCATCAACAAGCGCAACCGTGAAGGTAGCTTCCGCATCACGCTGGATGGCCAGTTGCCCACAGACACGCAGGTCAGCGGCAATGAGCAGGTCATCACACTCCAGCCCATGCAGGAAAACCAGCGCACGCTCATCATCTCCGTGCCGGTGAAGTCCTTCCGCGATGGCATCCTCTTCAAAGCCCGCATCACTGATACGGAAACGAACGACTTCGTGCTCACACGCGGGATCGAGCTGCTCGGACCCGATCCACGCCTCCAAAACAATGCTCCCCTCAATCCCAAAGATTATCTCCAATAAGCCCTGGCTGCTCGTGGCGCTGCTCTTCGGCCTGTTTCTGACGGGCTGGACTTTTTTCTTCATCATCGCTTTCCAAAATGCGCCGCAGCGAGTGCCGCTGGCGGTGCCACCTGCCCATGCAAGTCATTGATACCAGCGCAGCGGCCTTCATGGCCGGACTCGTCACCAGCCTGCACTGCGTCGGCATGTGTGGGCCGCTTTCCTGCTCCTGGGCACTGTCTGGTAGCGGTGGCAGCTTCATGCGCAGCACGGCGGCGTATCACGCAGCGCGGCTCACCTCGTATGCACTCATCGGTGCCCTAGCAGGCAGCCTGGGGGCCATGCCACTGGGCTTTTTTCATCGCGGCGCTGGCCTGGTGCTGCCGTGGATGATCGTGCTGGTCTTTATCGCCATCGGTATCGGCGTGGATCGCTGGATGCCAAAGCCCGCGCTGCTGGCCAAACCACTGCGGAAGGTGCAACTCGCCGCCTACAAGCTCCCTGGCATGTCCCGCGCTGCGTTGCTCGGCCTAGCCACACCACTACTGCCCTGTGGGCCACTTTACATGATGTTCGGCCTCGCTTTGGCCAATGGCAGTGCCGCACGTGGGGCAGAATTCGCCGCCGCTTTTGGCCTGGGCACGCTGCCCCTGCTCGCTCTCGCCCAGACGCAGCTCCACCGGCTCACTGCGAAATGGCCACCCGGCACCATGCAGCGTGTGCAGCGCGGCCTCGCACTCGCTGCTGCCATCATCCTCGCCTGGCGGCTACGCGGCACACTGGACTTCGGCAGTGAGGAAATCCCCAGTTGCTGCCACGCGGCGATGTGAGGCTCCCAGATTGACAAATCGGCTCCCGAAGCCGAACCTCGGTGGCATGAGCATTTCCCACCTCACACCCCATCCGAAGGTCGTCGCGACACGTCGGGCTTTGGCGAAGCGGCCGAAGCCCTCGCTTCAGCAGGTGCTGGCACAGGCGGAAGCCTCGCGGAAGTTCAGGTTCAGCGCCTCATCAAATGGGCAAAATCAGCCAAGTGCCTGATCGCAGAGTCTGAGTTTGAAGCCTTGCCCTTGGTCAGCGATGAAACAGGCGAGCACGAGGTGCGTTTTCGCGACTCTGACCACCGCGTGTTGAAGCGCACCTGGACAGGAACCTTTGGCATGGTGCCCTGCTGGCAGGACGGCTGCTGGAAGCCCGCCTCCGCCACACCGCTCGACTACCTGCGACGCTTTGCCATGCACAATCACATCTTTGATGACGATGTGATCTTGGAAGGCGTCATCGTCTCGGACAAAGTGAGTCAGTTGCCCGGCATCGTGCCTGGTGGTGCATCCATCGTCATCTCCCAGCGCTGGTTGATCGCTGATGATCCAGAGCGCCCACATCCGACCGAGCAGGAAATCGCCACTCTCATGAACGAACTGGGTTTTGAGCACATTCCGGGATCGTTTTTCGGCTGGTTCAATGAGGTGAAGGCGCTGCTCGTATTGGATGCCAAGCCGGACAACTTTGTGAAGACTGCGGACGGCATTTTGCCCTTTGATCTCCTCATGCTGAGCCTGCGTGATGAAGGCTGACGCGGCAATTCCCGCCTCCTCTATGCCAAGGAGCGCAGAGCATGGGGGAGGTGAAATCGGGATACTCGAAGCACTTCTTCACACATGCCTGATATCTGCTTACACTGCGGGACTCCGGTCCCAGCATCGCGCCACGACGCCTTTTGCTGCGGCGGGTGCGATTTCGTGTACCGCATGCTGCATGATGAGGGCCTAGACCGGTTCTATGACCTGCGGGGTGATAAAAACCTGCCTCCGGTGCCCGCCCAGGCGCTGCGTGAGCGAGACTACACCTGGCTAGAGCAGATCGTGCAGGCGAATCCGGCGGACTTCACGCTCGCCGTGCAGGGCATGACCTGCGTGGGCTGCGTGTGGCTCATGGAGAAGATTTTCTCCCGCATGGAGGGTGCCGCGCAGATCGACGTGGATGTGCTGCGCGGTGAAATCCGGCTCAAAATGCTGCCAGGGGTGTTCGATGCCGTTGCCTTCGCCAAACAGCTACAGCACTTCGGTTACCTCGTCGGGCCTCCGCAGACCCAAATGGGCGAAAAACCAGCCGCGAGTGGCCTGGAGCGGCGAATGGGCGTGTGTGGTGCCTTTGCGATGAATGCGATGGCTTTTAGCGTCCCGGCTTATTTTGGCATGCCCGAGGATTTTGCCTTTGCGGGCTGGTTTGACATGATCGCGGCTGTTTCCGCCACGCTGGCGCTGCTAGTGGGTGGCTCGTACTTCATCGAGCGGGCGTGGAGTAGCCTGCGCATGGGCGTGCTGCATATCGACACGCCGATCGCGCTGGGGATCATCGCAGCATGGATCGGGTCCATGGGCGGCTGGGTGGCTGGCGTGCGGGGACTGAAGTACTTCGACTTTGTGGCCATGTTCATCTTTTTGATGCTGGTGGGGCGCTGGGCGCAGCACGCGGCGGTGGAGAGAAATCGCCGCAAGCTCATGCGTGACACTTCCATCCCAGAAACTGTCCGCTTGATCGATGGTGAGGAAAACCTGCCGCTCTCTGCGCTGCAACCCGGCATGCACTTCCGCGTGAAAAGCATGCAGACCGTGCCCGTCGCGGCGAAGCTGCTCAGTGACCGTGCCAGCGTGAGCATGGAGTGGATGAATGGTGAGAGCGACTCCCTCCAGCGTGATGAGGGGCAGCTACTGCCCTCTGGCGCACTGAATATCGGTGCCGACATGCTCGATCTGGAGGCGCTGGAGACCTGGGAGTCCTCAACGCTGAAGCGCCTCCTGCATGCCCGGCGTGGTGTGGATCAGCGTGATACGGGCCTGGAGCGTCTGCTGCGCTGGTATCTGGCCGCTGTGGTGGTGGTGGGCATCTGTGGTGCCATCTGGTGGGCTCTGAGTGGTGCTGGTGTGACGCAGTCACTCAGTGTGATGATTTCCATCTTTGTCGTGAGCTGCCCATGCGCCCTGGGTGTGGCGGTGCCGCTGGCAGAGGAGCTGGCCTCATCGCGGGCGGAGCGGTTGGGCGTCTTTGTGCGCTCCCTAGCGCTGTGGAAGCGGCTGATGCGGACCAAGCACGTCATTTTCGATAAAACGGGCACGCTCACACTGGAGAACCCAGCTTTGGAGAATCCTGCCGCACTCCAAAAGATGAGCGCGGATGAAAAAACCGCCCTGCGCACTCTCGTGCGTGGGAATCTGCATCCCGTCAGTCGCAGCTTGTTTGATGCCATCGGCCCAGGGCTCGAAATCGCGGGCCAGGATGTCCAGGAGGTCGTGGGGCAGGGCCTGGAGTTCACCGATACCACCAGCGGCCATGTCTGGGCACTGAAACGCAGCCAGGATGGCGCAGCAGATGCCGTGCTGACTTGTGATGGCAAAGAATTGGCCGCCTTCCGCTTCCGTGATGCCTTGCGGGCCGAGTCGATCGACGAGGTGCGGCACCTCCAGCAGCGCGGCCTCGGTGTCGCCATCCTGAGTGGTGATCGCGAGGCGAAGGTGGCCGCAATCGCTGCCCAGCTAGGTCTGGGCCGAGAGCACTGGGCCTGCGCACTCACCCCGGAGCAAAAAGCCACCTGGATCAGCGAGCACACACGCCATGATGCGCTCTTCATCGGCGATGGGGCGAATGACAGCCTCGCTTTTGACGCAGCACTCGCCGCAGGCAGTCCGGTGACGGGGCGCAGCTTCTTGGAGCAAAAAGCGGACTTCTTCTTCATCGGCAGTAGCCTGACTTTTGTGAGCGGTCTGCTGCGCATCGCTAGGGTACACCGGAGTGCGACGCGGCGTGTGTTCACCTTTTCACTGAGCTACAATCTCATCACCGCCGTAGCAGGCCTGATGGGCCACCTCAGCCCGCTGGCAGCCGCTGTCTTGATGCCACTGAGCTCTGTCGCCACACTGGGCATCGTAGCGCTGACTTTCCGCCAGAGCAGGATGCGTGTGGATGCTGCTCGTACTCACCCTGATTCGCCCATGCTCGCGACAGCAGCGCCAGCCTTATGATCGCTGCACGCCACATACCCGCATCCGGCAAGCGTCATTTGCGCAGTGATGGCCGTCTTGACAGCACAGGCAGCGGCAGGAAGCATGGACGCATCTCCACTGGGCTGCACAGCACCAGTGTAGATCATTCCCCACACGCCATGCCCAGTCCCGATCACGTCCTTTTCCAGAGCCTAGCCGACCACGCTGGCATGCTCGTCATGGAACTCGATCCACACGGGAACATCATCTGGGCTAGCCGCGCAGTGGAAAAAGCCACCGGGCACAGCCTATTGGAGCTGCGTGGTCAGGAGTGGACTTCTCTGCTCGTGCCAGAGCACCTGCGAGCCACGTCACGCCAGCTTTGTAGCACGGTGCAGGCGCAGCAAAATGAGAGCCGCAGGCATGAGCTGCCGCTCCTGACCGATGACGGTACTCTGCGCTATGTGGAGTGGCATTTTTCCGCCCTGCGTGGCACGGATGGCGATGGGCCGCGGCTGCTGTGCATCGGGCGTGACATCACAGACCTACGCACAGCGCAGCAGGCGCTAGTCGCCTCAGAATTACGTAGCCGGGCCATCGTGGAGACGGCAGTGAACGCCATCATCACCATGAGCGCCGAGTGCATCCTCGAGACGGTAAACAGCGCTGCGGAGAGGCTCTTCGGCTATACGAAGGAGGAGATGATCGGCCAAAATATCTCCATGCT is from Verrucomicrobiaceae bacterium and encodes:
- a CDS encoding sigma-70 family RNA polymerase sigma factor, which translates into the protein MSAAAAATEPVEPTDVDLVKRSQAGDTRAFDLLVTRYRGRIYAMTYHLVQNETEAWDLSQEAFIKAWRALPNFKLDAAFYTWIYRIAHNVTYDWLRKKKIESAGEFDDEHTEHRAMPGARTAPQGFDAPDRAMKREELGRRIQDAISRLSPDHRQVVVLREVEGLSYEEIAQMVPCSLGTVMSRLFYARKKLQEMLKDTYENPV
- a CDS encoding heavy metal translocating P-type ATPase metal-binding domain-containing protein, whose product is MPDICLHCGTPVPASRHDAFCCGGCDFVYRMLHDEGLDRFYDLRGDKNLPPVPAQALRERDYTWLEQIVQANPADFTLAVQGMTCVGCVWLMEKIFSRMEGAAQIDVDVLRGEIRLKMLPGVFDAVAFAKQLQHFGYLVGPPQTQMGEKPAASGLERRMGVCGAFAMNAMAFSVPAYFGMPEDFAFAGWFDMIAAVSATLALLVGGSYFIERAWSSLRMGVLHIDTPIALGIIAAWIGSMGGWVAGVRGLKYFDFVAMFIFLMLVGRWAQHAAVERNRRKLMRDTSIPETVRLIDGEENLPLSALQPGMHFRVKSMQTVPVAAKLLSDRASVSMEWMNGESDSLQRDEGQLLPSGALNIGADMLDLEALETWESSTLKRLLHARRGVDQRDTGLERLLRWYLAAVVVVGICGAIWWALSGAGVTQSLSVMISIFVVSCPCALGVAVPLAEELASSRAERLGVFVRSLALWKRLMRTKHVIFDKTGTLTLENPALENPAALQKMSADEKTALRTLVRGNLHPVSRSLFDAIGPGLEIAGQDVQEVVGQGLEFTDTTSGHVWALKRSQDGAADAVLTCDGKELAAFRFRDALRAESIDEVRHLQQRGLGVAILSGDREAKVAAIAAQLGLGREHWACALTPEQKATWISEHTRHDALFIGDGANDSLAFDAALAAGSPVTGRSFLEQKADFFFIGSSLTFVSGLLRIARVHRSATRRVFTFSLSYNLITAVAGLMGHLSPLAAAVLMPLSSVATLGIVALTFRQSRMRVDAARTHPDSPMLATAAPAL
- the ccoG gene encoding cytochrome c oxidase accessory protein CcoG, whose translation is MKPNTPTLESLSSIHADGSKKSLHPADVRGPFTRWRRLAALVMLLVYVALPWIPINGYPAVFLDVMERRFHFFGITFATQDLWIGFFVVTGLAFSLFYLTALFGRLWCGWTCPYTVFLENVYRRIERLIDGDATARRALDAAPWTRAKITKRVLKHGIYLAVSALIAHVALSYFVSLHGLYEMMSGPPQEHLVAFGVVLFLTGALYFSFSWFREQFCVILCPYGRLQSALTDDHSVVIGYDKQRGEPRGKGESAGSCVDCRRCVQVCPTGIDIRNGLQLECIGCAACVDACDEIMTKLHRPTGLVRYDSHTGLHGGKTRLIRPRTLFYTFMLLAGVAAFIVASRSLSPMGASLVRMQGASYFVQDGVVRNQFTIRVINKRNREGSFRITLDGQLPTDTQVSGNEQVITLQPMQENQRTLIISVPVKSFRDGILFKARITDTETNDFVLTRGIELLGPDPRLQNNAPLNPKDYLQ
- a CDS encoding LysM peptidoglycan-binding domain-containing protein; this translates as MPNYETPPPPASAPEPPANPYSFDAPKKTVASTSYSTPKRSTTSSSSSKPKSKPKTTASKSKSKAKPKSSSGSKVTVGKGDTLYGIALKKKTSVAKIKAANGLTSDLIRPGQTLKIP
- a CDS encoding sulfite exporter TauE/SafE family protein, giving the protein MPMQVIDTSAAAFMAGLVTSLHCVGMCGPLSCSWALSGSGGSFMRSTAAYHAARLTSYALIGALAGSLGAMPLGFFHRGAGLVLPWMIVLVFIAIGIGVDRWMPKPALLAKPLRKVQLAAYKLPGMSRAALLGLATPLLPCGPLYMMFGLALANGSAARGAEFAAAFGLGTLPLLALAQTQLHRLTAKWPPGTMQRVQRGLALAAAIILAWRLRGTLDFGSEEIPSCCHAAM